A region of Malaciobacter marinus DNA encodes the following proteins:
- the rho gene encoding transcription termination factor Rho: MEESKTQSKTKSPKTNGNSSRKTRTHIPVEGHTIEKLREYPLQDLLKIAKELRVENPQELKRQDLMFSILKNQIDAGGFVLFTGILEIKEGGFGFLRAIDGNFSDTSSDSYVSATQIRKFALRTGDIVTGQVRPPNKESEKYYALLKIEAINYLPVNESKNRPLFDNLTPLYSTDKFKFEYNSNKMTGRILDLFAPMGKGQRSLIVAPPKTGKTELLKELAHGITKNHPETNLMVLLIDERPEEVTDMQRSVKGEVYSSTFDLPAHNHVRVAEIVIEKAKRLVEMKKDVVILLDSITRLARAYNTVTPSSGKVLSGGVDANALHKPKRFFGAARNIEEGGSLTIISTALIETGSKMDEVIFEEFKGTGNSEVVLSRNASNRRVYPALDIIKSGTRKEELLLTPEVLQRTWILRNAISQMDEVEALKFLYSKMQRTKDNEEFFNSMNE; the protein is encoded by the coding sequence ATGGAAGAGTCAAAAACTCAATCTAAAACAAAAAGTCCCAAAACAAATGGGAATTCTAGTAGAAAAACTAGAACTCATATTCCTGTTGAAGGGCACACAATTGAAAAATTAAGAGAATATCCTTTACAGGACCTTCTTAAAATAGCAAAAGAGCTAAGAGTTGAAAACCCACAAGAGCTAAAAAGACAAGACTTGATGTTCTCGATTTTGAAAAATCAAATCGATGCAGGGGGATTTGTCTTATTCACAGGTATTTTAGAAATAAAAGAGGGTGGATTTGGTTTTTTAAGGGCAATTGATGGAAACTTCTCTGATACTTCAAGTGATTCTTATGTATCAGCAACTCAAATTAGAAAATTTGCATTAAGAACTGGTGATATCGTAACTGGACAAGTAAGACCTCCAAACAAAGAGAGTGAAAAATATTATGCTTTATTAAAAATTGAAGCTATAAACTACTTACCTGTAAATGAATCAAAAAATAGACCTTTATTTGATAACTTAACTCCTTTATACTCAACTGATAAATTCAAATTTGAATATAATTCAAATAAAATGACAGGTAGAATACTTGATCTTTTTGCTCCAATGGGTAAAGGACAAAGAAGTTTAATAGTTGCTCCTCCAAAAACTGGTAAAACAGAGTTATTAAAAGAGTTAGCTCATGGTATTACAAAAAATCATCCTGAAACAAATTTAATGGTTTTATTAATTGATGAAAGACCAGAAGAAGTAACTGATATGCAAAGAAGTGTAAAAGGGGAAGTTTATTCTTCTACTTTTGATTTACCTGCTCATAATCATGTAAGAGTTGCTGAAATTGTAATTGAAAAAGCAAAAAGACTTGTTGAAATGAAAAAAGATGTAGTAATTTTACTTGATTCTATTACAAGACTAGCTCGTGCTTATAATACTGTAACACCAAGTTCTGGAAAAGTACTTTCAGGTGGTGTGGATGCAAATGCATTACATAAACCAAAAAGATTTTTTGGAGCTGCTAGAAATATAGAAGAGGGTGGCTCTTTAACTATTATATCAACTGCACTTATTGAAACTGGTTCGAAAATGGATGAAGTAATTTTTGAAGAGTTTAAAGGAACTGGTAATAGTGAAGTTGTATTAAGTAGAAATGCTTCAAATAGAAGAGTTTATCCAGCTTTAGATATTATTAAATCTGGAACTAGAAAAGAAGAGTTACTATTAACTCCTGAAGTTCTTCAAAGAACATGGATATTAAGAAATGCAATT
- a CDS encoding peroxiredoxin: protein MLVTKKAPDFTANAVLADGQIVEDFNLYENIGENGSVLFFYPLDFTFVCPSEIIAFSKRVDEFKERGINVIGVSVDSQFSHFAWRETAVENGGIGRVKYPLVADLSKQISKDYDVLFDESVALRGSFLIDKDGTIRHAVINDLPLGRNIDEMIRMVDTMLFTNEHGEVCPAGWNKGDEGMKPDTNGVADYLAKNENNL, encoded by the coding sequence ATGTTAGTAACTAAAAAAGCTCCAGATTTTACAGCTAATGCTGTACTTGCAGACGGACAAATTGTTGAAGATTTTAATCTTTATGAAAACATTGGAGAAAATGGTTCAGTATTGTTCTTTTATCCATTAGATTTTACATTTGTTTGTCCATCAGAAATCATTGCATTTTCTAAAAGAGTTGATGAGTTTAAAGAAAGAGGTATCAATGTTATTGGTGTTTCTGTCGATTCTCAATTTTCTCATTTTGCTTGGAGAGAAACAGCTGTTGAAAACGGTGGAATAGGAAGAGTTAAATATCCACTAGTAGCTGATTTAAGCAAGCAAATTTCAAAAGATTATGATGTTTTATTTGATGAATCTGTAGCATTAAGAGGATCTTTTTTAATTGATAAAGATGGAACAATAAGACATGCAGTTATTAATGATTTACCATTAGGAAGAAACATTGACGAAATGATTAGAATGGTTGATACAATGTTATTTACTAATGAACATGGTGAAGTTTGTCCAGCAGGATGGAATAAAGGTGATGAGGGAATGAAACCTGATACAAATGGTGTTGCTGATTATCTTGCAAAAAATGAAAATAATTTATAA
- a CDS encoding NADH-quinone oxidoreductase subunit I, with protein sequence MAVKITDICISCDACLDECPVEAIVDNDENPTGEDIYYVYSDKCVECVDHHDSPACADACPTEGCIVWDAPGAGSVESPDRGEAGTPVVED encoded by the coding sequence ATGGCAGTTAAAATTACTGACATCTGTATTAGTTGTGATGCTTGTTTAGATGAGTGTCCAGTAGAAGCAATTGTAGACAATGATGAGAACCCAACAGGTGAGGATATATATTATGTATATTCTGACAAATGTGTTGAATGTGTAGATCATCATGATTCTCCTGCATGTGCAGATGCATGTCCTACAGAAGGATGTATTGTTTGGGATGCACCAGGTGCAGGTTCTGTTGAAAGCCCAGATAGAGGTGAAGCTGGAACACCAGTTGTAGAAGACTAA
- the ndk gene encoding nucleoside-diphosphate kinase, giving the protein MEQTLSIIKPDAVAKNVVGKILDRFESAGLKIAATRKIQLSKADAEAFYAVHAERPFFGELVEFMISGPVVVTVLEGENAMAKNRELMGATNPKEAAEGTIRADFAESIDANAVHGSDSLENAANEIKFFFSDREIC; this is encoded by the coding sequence ATGGAACAAACATTATCAATCATCAAACCTGATGCAGTGGCAAAGAACGTTGTTGGAAAAATCTTAGATAGATTTGAATCTGCTGGACTAAAAATAGCAGCAACAAGAAAAATACAATTAAGCAAAGCTGACGCTGAAGCTTTTTATGCTGTTCACGCTGAAAGACCTTTCTTTGGAGAGTTAGTAGAATTCATGATTTCTGGACCAGTTGTTGTTACTGTTTTAGAAGGTGAAAATGCTATGGCTAAAAATAGAGAATTAATGGGAGCAACAAACCCAAAAGAAGCTGCAGAGGGAACAATCAGAGCTGATTTTGCTGAATCAATTGATGCAAATGCAGTACATGGTTCTGATTCATTAGAAAATGCAGCTAATGAAATTAAATTTTTCTTCTCTGATAGAGAAATCTGTTAA
- the rpmF gene encoding 50S ribosomal protein L32, with product MAVPKRRVSHSRAAKRRTHYKVALKRPVKDSDGTWKMPHTVNPNTGEYKS from the coding sequence ATGGCAGTACCAAAGAGAAGAGTATCTCATTCAAGAGCAGCGAAAAGAAGAACTCATTATAAGGTGGCTTTAAAAAGACCAGTTAAAGATAGTGATGGAACTTGGAAAATGCCTCATACTGTTAACCCAAATACGGGTGAATATAAAAGCTAA
- the plsX gene encoding phosphate acyltransferase PlsX: MIKIAIDAMGGDFGPEPIVDGLVAALRSNTNFTAIAVGKKEELLNLIPSNFLSRIEIVDTDDVISMTDSATDALKRKDSTIYKAIELVRNEEADAVVSAGHSGASMSLATLRIGRIKGISRPAIATLMPTSENQNTLVLDVGANVDCDAKNLYEFAVMGQVYAQDVLKLDEPIVGLLSNGEEESKGNEVSKEAYQLIRKIPNFAGNVEGSDIFKGSVDVVVCDGFIGNILLKTAEGVADTIGTIIKKNLKRSLISIAGAVLMRKVFRNLKVRVDYAEYGGAPLLGVKAPVIIAHGKSNAKAVKNAIFQAITAASSNLSYNIEDRINKYK; encoded by the coding sequence ATGATTAAAATAGCTATTGACGCGATGGGCGGGGACTTTGGTCCTGAACCCATTGTTGATGGACTAGTTGCAGCACTTAGAAGCAACACTAATTTTACAGCTATAGCTGTAGGAAAAAAAGAAGAACTACTTAACCTTATACCTAGTAACTTTTTAAGCAGAATAGAAATAGTTGATACTGATGATGTTATATCTATGACAGATAGTGCTACTGATGCTTTAAAAAGAAAAGATTCTACAATATATAAAGCAATTGAATTAGTTAGAAATGAAGAAGCTGATGCTGTTGTTTCAGCAGGTCATTCAGGTGCTTCAATGTCACTTGCAACTCTTAGAATAGGAAGAATCAAAGGTATATCAAGACCTGCAATTGCAACTTTAATGCCAACAAGTGAAAATCAAAACACTTTAGTTTTAGATGTTGGTGCAAATGTAGATTGTGATGCTAAAAACCTTTATGAATTTGCTGTCATGGGTCAAGTTTATGCACAAGATGTATTAAAACTTGATGAACCTATTGTTGGATTACTAAGCAATGGAGAAGAAGAAAGCAAAGGAAATGAAGTTAGTAAAGAAGCTTACCAATTAATAAGAAAAATTCCTAACTTTGCAGGAAATGTAGAGGGAAGCGATATCTTTAAAGGTTCAGTAGATGTTGTTGTTTGTGATGGATTTATAGGTAATATATTACTTAAAACTGCAGAAGGTGTTGCAGATACCATTGGAACAATTATAAAGAAAAATCTTAAACGATCACTTATTTCTATTGCCGGTGCTGTATTAATGCGAAAAGTATTTAGAAACTTAAAAGTAAGAGTTGATTATGCTGAATATGGTGGTGCTCCACTATTAGGTGTAAAAGCTCCTGTTATTATTGCACATGGTAAATCTAATGCAAAAGCAGTTAAAAATGCAATTTTCCAAGCTATTACTGCAGCAAGTTCTAATTTGAGTTATAATATAGAAGATAGAATAAATAAGTATAAATAA
- a CDS encoding beta-ketoacyl-ACP synthase III, producing MAYAAFRSIGAYIPPKIMTNQDFEKIIDTSDEWITKRTGIKERRLSEENEASSDLGARAAQVAIDRAGIAKEDIDLVICATVTPDYLCMPSTACLIASKLDLPPVMAYDISAACTGFVYALSIAKAFIESGMKKNVLIIGAETYSSILDYTDRGTCFIFGDGAGAAIISATEDKNEAITEVSCSSDGNYDDLIKTPGGGSKHPCSQEVLDNKMACIKMKGNETFKLAVKTLTSDVKTLLEKHNLTNNDITHFIPHQANYRIIKAVGDALGLEEEKIVVTVDKYANTSAASIPMAMNYAFEEGKIKKGDTILFDAFGAGLTWGSALFKFSPKS from the coding sequence ATGGCTTACGCAGCTTTTAGATCTATTGGTGCATATATTCCGCCAAAGATTATGACAAACCAAGACTTTGAAAAAATCATTGATACAAGTGATGAATGGATCACTAAAAGAACAGGAATAAAAGAAAGAAGATTATCTGAAGAGAATGAAGCTTCTTCTGATTTAGGTGCAAGAGCAGCTCAAGTTGCTATTGATAGAGCGGGAATTGCAAAAGAAGATATTGATTTAGTAATCTGTGCAACTGTAACACCTGATTATTTATGTATGCCCTCAACTGCATGTTTAATTGCATCAAAATTAGATTTACCTCCTGTAATGGCTTATGATATTAGTGCAGCTTGTACTGGTTTTGTATATGCACTTTCTATTGCAAAAGCATTTATTGAATCTGGAATGAAAAAAAATGTTCTAATTATTGGGGCAGAAACATACTCTTCAATTTTAGATTATACAGATAGAGGAACTTGTTTTATATTTGGAGATGGTGCTGGAGCAGCTATTATATCTGCTACAGAAGATAAAAATGAAGCTATAACTGAAGTTAGTTGTTCAAGTGATGGAAACTATGATGATTTAATAAAAACTCCAGGTGGAGGAAGTAAACATCCTTGTTCACAAGAAGTATTAGACAATAAAATGGCTTGTATTAAAATGAAAGGAAATGAAACTTTCAAACTTGCTGTAAAAACACTTACATCAGATGTTAAAACTTTACTTGAAAAACATAACTTAACAAATAATGATATCACTCACTTTATTCCTCATCAAGCAAACTATAGAATTATAAAAGCTGTTGGTGATGCTTTAGGCTTAGAAGAAGAAAAAATTGTAGTTACAGTTGATAAGTATGCTAATACATCAGCTGCTTCAATTCCAATGGCAATGAATTATGCTTTTGAAGAAGGTAAAATTAAAAAAGGCGATACAATACTTTTTGATGCCTTTGGTGCTGGACTTACATGGGGAAGTGCACTATTTAAATTCTCACCAAAAAGTTAG
- a CDS encoding branched-chain amino acid transporter permease, which translates to MTGIEIYLAIGVMALVNYFTRVFPFIFFIRKDPPSSIIFIERFFPAIIMVILIVYTLKDIEFAVYPYGLKEVSSVIFTAFLHLSIKNYLISIFGGTIFYMALIQYIN; encoded by the coding sequence GTGACGGGTATAGAGATATATTTAGCAATTGGGGTTATGGCCTTAGTGAACTATTTTACAAGGGTTTTTCCTTTTATCTTTTTTATAAGAAAAGATCCTCCCTCTTCAATTATATTTATTGAGAGATTTTTTCCTGCAATTATTATGGTGATTTTAATTGTTTATACTTTAAAAGATATTGAGTTTGCAGTTTATCCTTATGGATTAAAAGAAGTATCATCAGTAATATTTACGGCATTTTTGCATTTAAGTATTAAAAATTATTTAATCTCAATTTTTGGTGGAACAATTTTTTATATGGCTTTAATTCAATATATTAATTAA
- a CDS encoding AzlC family ABC transporter permease translates to MKYEKELKKAFSISIPVLMGYIVLGFAFGLLLTSFDYPWYLAPIMSIFIYAGALQFVAINFFNAKAGLIDIAIASWFINIRQSFYGLSLLKRFKNSGKLKPFLIFSLTDETYALLTTIKDDETLNKKYYYLFLGLLNQFYWIIGCTSGAVIGSYVDFNTAGLEFSLTALFVVLCIEQYKSLKNIYPFLIGAISSIFALIFIPSDKMLIVSIIIALIMMFFFRKRIEK, encoded by the coding sequence ATGAAATACGAAAAAGAGCTTAAAAAAGCTTTTTCTATTTCTATTCCTGTATTAATGGGATATATAGTTTTAGGATTTGCTTTTGGTTTATTATTAACAAGTTTTGATTATCCTTGGTATTTAGCACCAATTATGTCAATTTTTATTTATGCGGGAGCTTTACAGTTTGTTGCAATTAATTTTTTTAATGCAAAAGCTGGACTTATTGATATTGCAATTGCTTCTTGGTTTATAAATATTAGACAATCTTTTTATGGCTTGTCTTTGCTTAAAAGATTTAAAAATAGTGGAAAATTAAAACCCTTTTTAATCTTTAGTTTAACTGATGAAACATATGCTTTATTAACCACAATAAAAGATGATGAAACTTTAAATAAAAAGTATTATTATTTATTTTTAGGATTATTAAATCAATTTTATTGGATTATAGGATGTACAAGTGGGGCAGTTATTGGCTCATATGTAGATTTTAATACAGCAGGTTTAGAGTTTTCTTTAACAGCATTATTTGTTGTTTTATGTATAGAGCAATATAAAAGTTTGAAAAATATTTATCCTTTTTTAATAGGAGCTATTTCTTCAATCTTTGCATTGATTTTTATACCAAGTGATAAGATGTTAATTGTATCTATTATTATAGCTTTAATAATGATGTTTTTCTTTAGAAAAAGGATTGAAAAGTGA
- a CDS encoding transglutaminase-like cysteine peptidase, with amino-acid sequence MKQIILLILIPFFILEAKNITLSQEEYNNILKMQNASQISARLVKYKRLLSKAKDFSTIKKLSYTNSFYNKILPINDETKYQVDDYWATPKEFLIEGRGDCEDYAIAKYFTLLSLGIKENKLFLAVVKVKNATNYHMILLYIENKNSMPLVLDNLSFKVVPLNKRPKLKVKFIFNEKESFILKNKKIHKKVKVDWGKENKWENILKRVYENNE; translated from the coding sequence ATGAAACAGATAATCTTACTTATTTTAATACCTTTTTTTATACTTGAAGCAAAAAACATTACTCTTTCACAAGAAGAGTATAACAATATCTTAAAAATGCAAAATGCTTCACAAATATCAGCAAGATTAGTAAAATATAAAAGACTACTTTCTAAAGCAAAAGACTTTTCAACAATAAAAAAATTATCATATACAAATAGTTTTTACAATAAAATTCTACCAATAAATGATGAAACCAAATATCAAGTTGATGATTACTGGGCTACACCAAAAGAGTTTTTGATTGAAGGAAGAGGTGATTGCGAAGATTATGCAATAGCAAAATACTTCACACTACTAAGCTTAGGAATAAAAGAAAATAAACTATTTCTTGCAGTTGTTAAAGTTAAAAATGCTACAAATTATCACATGATTTTATTATATATTGAAAATAAAAACTCTATGCCTTTAGTTTTAGATAACTTAAGTTTTAAAGTAGTGCCTTTAAATAAAAGACCTAAATTAAAAGTAAAATTTATTTTTAATGAAAAAGAATCTTTTATTTTAAAAAATAAAAAGATTCATAAAAAAGTAAAAGTTGACTGGGGGAAAGAGAATAAATGGGAAAATATTTTAAAAAGAGTTTATGAAAACAATGAATAA
- a CDS encoding aminotransferase class IV family protein, which yields MNGTINYFETIKCEDYEVFNLSYHNKRIAKTIARNFDLSEYISPLNEKLLRCKVIYNSDEIIDIKYFEYKKKEIKNFKIIKNDKIEYSKKYLNRDSLNKLFEQKESCDEIMIFKNSLLTDTSIANIAIFYDNSWITPKKPLLNGTTRQRYINSGFIKEADITLAMLKNAKKIALLNAMIDFDILEDYSLFS from the coding sequence ATGAATGGAACAATAAATTATTTTGAAACAATAAAATGTGAGGATTATGAAGTTTTTAATTTATCATATCACAATAAAAGAATCGCAAAAACAATTGCAAGAAATTTTGATTTAAGTGAATATATATCTCCTTTAAATGAAAAGTTATTAAGATGTAAAGTAATTTATAACAGTGATGAAATTATAGATATTAAATATTTTGAGTATAAAAAGAAAGAGATAAAAAATTTTAAAATAATAAAAAATGACAAGATAGAGTATTCAAAAAAATATTTAAATAGAGATTCCTTAAATAAGCTTTTTGAACAAAAAGAATCATGTGATGAAATAATGATATTTAAAAACTCTTTATTAACTGATACTTCAATTGCAAATATTGCAATTTTTTATGATAATAGTTGGATTACTCCAAAAAAACCTTTATTAAATGGAACAACAAGGCAAAGATATATAAATAGTGGTTTTATAAAAGAAGCAGATATTACATTAGCGATGTTGAAAAATGCAAAAAAAATTGCACTTTTAAATGCTATGATAGATTTTGATATTTTAGAAGATTATTCATTGTTTTCATAA
- a CDS encoding Cj0069 family protein, with protein sequence MRTKVFIIEYAVGSDKGFDGFRPDTKPILKEIQNNTSYDTEVVFYIPNKKHKLFDYLKKHAVAVISRINPGNLKEIDEYFQFLNKLSQENIHVHTHPDVMINLDFKDILYKLKDTYLGEKSTMFYQKFDDFQRSFPYELKKEKIRVLKTNYGSTGEGVYLVCLNEDNSVTSTEAVNNEKIHFKTLDDFITDFSWKFEEENESAVYFKEKKGFVSCKYLKRIKEGEIRVLLVNNEPISVVHKKPQDGEFSATLFSGAQYNYESPREAKWKDVIDLTLKGLKDIKPYCQGHDFPLLWTMDYILDYDENQNDIYVLSETNCSCVGITTHLEYAKEVAKIFKKDIIIEDLDNILISQAVS encoded by the coding sequence ATGAGAACTAAAGTTTTTATCATTGAATACGCAGTTGGAAGTGACAAAGGTTTTGATGGATTTAGACCTGATACTAAGCCTATATTGAAAGAAATTCAAAATAATACTTCATATGACACAGAAGTGGTTTTTTATATTCCCAATAAAAAGCATAAGCTTTTTGATTATTTAAAAAAACATGCAGTTGCAGTTATTAGCAGAATAAATCCAGGTAATTTAAAAGAAATCGATGAATATTTTCAATTTTTAAATAAACTTAGTCAAGAAAATATTCATGTTCATACTCACCCTGATGTTATGATTAACCTTGACTTTAAAGATATTCTTTATAAACTTAAGGATACTTACTTAGGTGAAAAAAGCACTATGTTTTATCAAAAATTTGATGATTTTCAAAGAAGCTTCCCTTATGAATTAAAAAAAGAAAAGATAAGAGTTCTAAAAACTAACTATGGCTCAACAGGTGAGGGTGTTTATTTAGTTTGTTTAAATGAAGATAATAGTGTAACTTCTACAGAAGCTGTTAATAATGAAAAAATACACTTTAAAACATTAGATGATTTTATAACTGATTTTTCTTGGAAATTTGAAGAAGAGAATGAAAGTGCAGTATATTTTAAAGAAAAAAAAGGTTTTGTTTCTTGTAAATATTTAAAAAGAATAAAAGAAGGAGAAATTAGAGTTTTATTAGTAAATAATGAACCTATTTCTGTTGTGCATAAAAAACCACAAGATGGTGAGTTTTCTGCAACTCTTTTTTCAGGAGCACAATATAATTATGAATCGCCAAGAGAAGCAAAATGGAAAGATGTAATTGATTTAACATTAAAAGGTTTAAAGGATATTAAGCCATATTGCCAAGGACATGATTTTCCACTTTTATGGACAATGGATTATATTTTAGATTATGATGAAAATCAAAATGATATTTATGTTTTAAGTGAAACAAATTGTTCTTGTGTTGGTATAACAACCCATTTAGAGTATGCAAAAGAAGTAGCTAAAATTTTTAAAAAAGATATAATCATAGAAGATTTAGATAATATTTTAATTTCACAAGCAGTAAGTTAA
- a CDS encoding aminodeoxychorismate synthase component I, which yields MRKEIIRQELNKNGSLNEPFFFMISYDLSRYEIYKLNELPNDIKFELSKNSNFKSLEKIALSKFPIDYSAYKKAFTSIQNHIKEGNSYLLNLTFKTKIDTSLSLDEIYKKAQALFKLKYKDEFVCFSPEKFIEIKKDKIYTYPMKGTIDAKVPNAQAKILRDTKEMAEHTMVVDLLRNDLSIVSSKVRVDKFRYCDKINAGEKELLQISSKISGELKKDWHKNIGDILTSLLPAGSITGTPKKKTVQILDEIENYKRDYYTGIAGIYDGTSLYSFVLIRFIEKIEDIYYYKSGGGITCDSNINLEYEELQDKIYIPS from the coding sequence TTGAGAAAAGAAATTATTAGACAAGAACTAAATAAAAATGGCTCATTAAATGAGCCATTTTTTTTTATGATATCATATGATTTATCAAGATATGAAATTTATAAACTAAATGAATTACCAAATGATATTAAATTTGAATTATCAAAAAATAGTAATTTTAAAAGCCTTGAAAAAATTGCTTTATCAAAATTTCCAATAGATTATAGTGCTTATAAAAAAGCTTTTACTTCCATACAAAATCATATAAAAGAAGGAAATTCTTATTTATTAAATCTTACTTTTAAAACTAAGATTGATACTTCTTTGAGTTTAGATGAGATTTATAAAAAAGCTCAGGCTTTATTTAAATTAAAATATAAAGATGAATTCGTATGTTTTTCTCCTGAAAAATTTATTGAAATAAAAAAAGATAAAATTTATACATATCCTATGAAAGGTACTATTGATGCAAAAGTTCCTAATGCCCAAGCAAAAATTCTTAGGGATACTAAAGAGATGGCTGAGCATACAATGGTTGTTGATTTGTTAAGAAATGACTTATCAATTGTCTCTTCAAAAGTAAGAGTTGATAAGTTTAGATATTGTGATAAAATAAATGCAGGAGAAAAAGAGCTTTTACAAATAAGTTCTAAAATATCTGGTGAATTAAAAAAAGATTGGCATAAAAATATTGGAGATATTTTAACTTCACTTTTACCTGCTGGCTCAATAACTGGAACTCCTAAGAAAAAAACTGTACAAATTCTTGATGAAATTGAAAACTATAAAAGAGATTATTATACTGGTATAGCAGGTATTTATGATGGAACTTCACTTTATAGTTTTGTTCTTATTAGGTTTATAGAAAAAATAGAAGATATCTATTATTACAAAAGTGGAGGTGGAATTACTTGTGATTCAAATATAAATTTAGAGTATGAAGAATTACAAGACAAAATCTATATTCCTTCTTAA
- a CDS encoding aspartate aminotransferase family protein: MSEELKNIDKKYVLNTYSKNYTNFKSGINATLFDDSGKDYVDFTSGIGVVSVGHGNKQVADTIYKQVSNITHTSNLYMIEPQIKLAQQITKLAGYEVGTFFANSGAEANEGAIKIARKYGEKNFEKKRYKVITLKHSFHGRTITTVKATGQDKFHAPHFAPYPDGFSYDNTIDDIYNSIDDETVAVMIELVQGEGGVQPFDKKDIQELAKFLNDNKILLIVDEVQTGVYRTGEFLASNLYEIQPDIITLAKGLGGGVPIGAVITKHKDILEPGDHGSTFGGNYLSTATGLEVLNILEDYKVSGKLDEAIIYFEEKLDTLYKKYSNLFLESVGLGLMRGLRVRDEQTLASIVSKAFENGVLVLKAGKNTLRLLPVLTISKEEIDEGFKRLGDALEEIS, from the coding sequence ATGTCAGAAGAGTTAAAAAACATTGATAAAAAATATGTTTTAAACACATATTCAAAAAATTATACAAATTTTAAAAGTGGTATTAATGCTACATTATTTGATGATAGTGGCAAGGACTATGTAGATTTCACTTCAGGTATTGGAGTAGTATCAGTAGGACATGGGAATAAACAAGTAGCAGATACAATATATAAACAAGTAAGCAATATTACTCATACTTCAAATCTTTATATGATTGAACCTCAAATAAAATTAGCCCAACAAATAACAAAACTTGCAGGATATGAAGTTGGGACTTTTTTTGCCAATAGTGGTGCTGAAGCCAATGAAGGTGCAATTAAAATCGCAAGAAAATATGGCGAAAAAAACTTTGAGAAAAAAAGATACAAAGTAATTACACTAAAGCACTCATTTCATGGAAGAACTATTACTACAGTTAAAGCAACAGGACAAGACAAGTTTCATGCTCCGCATTTTGCTCCATACCCAGATGGTTTTTCTTATGATAATACAATTGACGATATTTACAATTCAATTGATGATGAAACAGTTGCAGTTATGATTGAGTTAGTTCAAGGAGAAGGTGGAGTTCAGCCTTTTGATAAAAAAGATATTCAAGAATTAGCAAAATTTTTAAATGATAATAAAATATTATTAATAGTAGATGAAGTACAAACAGGAGTTTATAGAACAGGAGAGTTTCTAGCTTCAAACCTTTATGAAATACAGCCAGATATTATAACTTTAGCTAAAGGTTTAGGTGGAGGAGTTCCTATTGGAGCAGTTATTACTAAACATAAAGATATTTTAGAACCAGGAGATCATGGTTCAACTTTTGGAGGAAATTACTTAAGTACAGCAACTGGATTAGAAGTTTTAAATATTTTAGAAGATTATAAAGTAAGTGGAAAATTAGATGAAGCAATAATATACTTTGAAGAGAAATTAGATACTTTATATAAAAAATATTCAAATCTATTTTTAGAAAGTGTTGGATTAGGTTTAATGAGAGGACTTAGAGTAAGAGATGAACAAACTTTAGCTTCTATTGTATCAAAAGCTTTTGAGAATGGTGTTTTAGTATTAAAAGCTGGAAAAAATACTTTAAGACTTCTACCTGTGCTTACAATTTCTAAAGAAGAAATTGATGAAGGTTTTAAAAGGTTAGGTGATGCCCTTGAAGAAATCTCTTAG